The Lycium barbarum isolate Lr01 chromosome 9, ASM1917538v2, whole genome shotgun sequence genome has a segment encoding these proteins:
- the LOC132611960 gene encoding uncharacterized protein LOC132611960, producing the protein MDTEQQVTIKILFQESGRQLISTMVYAKCESAARLELWDSIYFLASSMNLPRKVGGDFNVILNEEEKIGGLPVYPSKYEDFAFCVNSCELGEVEFRGSPFTWWNGRAGQDCIFKRLDRILVNQQYRDWFTNLSIEHLSRKGLDHAPLLLSVGEQVQQFQKHFRFLKFWLDHESFMDAVDQHWRTEFIGDPFITFTLKMKSLKVALSRWSIQWNLDGDRNTRYFHSIVKGRRKRLLLTRIQNADGEWVDNVDDIATEAISFYQNQFSQESGRVDSNLLDHIPERISED; encoded by the exons ATGGACACTGAACAACAAGTGACTATTAAGATTCTATTTCAGGAGAGTGGGAGGCAACTAATCTCCACAATGGTTTATGCAAAGTGTGAATCTGCTGCAAGATTAGAGTTGTGGGATAGTATATATTTCTTGGCAAGCTCTATGAATTTACCACGGAAGGTTGGTGGGGATTTTAATGTTATtttgaatgaagaagaaaaaataggtGGTTTACCTGTTTATCCATCAAAATATGAAGACTTTGCTTTTTGTGTAAATTCTTGTGAACTAGGTGAAGTAGAATTTAGAGGGAGtccttttacttggtggaatggaagagcTGGGCAAGATTGCATATTCAAAAGATTGGACAGAATTCTAGTTAATCAGCAGTATCGGGACTGGTTTACTAACTTGAGCATCGAACATCTGTCAAGAAAAGGTTTAGACCATGCTCCACTCTTGCTTTCAGTAGGAGAGCAGGTTCAGCAGTTTCAGAAGCATTTTAGATTTTTGAAATTCTGGTTGGATCATGAGTCATTCATGGATGCAGTGGATCAACATTGGAGAACTGAGTTTATAGGAGATCCATTCATTACATTTACGCTAAAAATGAAGAGCTTAAAGGTTGCTTTGTCTAGGTGGA GCATCCAATGGAATTTAGATGGAGATAGGAATACAAGATATTTTCATAGTATtgtaaaaggaagaagaaaaaggtTGTTGCTTACAAGAATACAAAATGCAGATGGTGAATGGGTGGACAATGTGGATGATATTGCTACTGAAGCTATTTCATTCTATCAAAATCAATTTTCTCAGGAAAGTGGTAGAGTTGACTCGAATTTACTAGATCACATTCCTGAGAGAATCTCAGAGGATTAA
- the LOC132611961 gene encoding uncharacterized protein LOC132611961, whose translation MAKDYDRLSWRFLVQVLRKMGFAEEYVDMVWRLIANNWYSILINRQSFGFFHSTRGVKQGDPLSPALFILVVEVLSMALNSLFEKDSFRGYGMPKWSAKLNNLSYADNTIIFASADKASLEMIMSILHDYERESGQKINADKSFFICIRRRQKLFYKDMMKKVKDRLQAWRVPPKCVINDLHKLFNRFFWQTKEEGRSKHWSAWENVYYPKNEGGLGFGSLHDISKALFAKFWWRFKTSSTLWSNFMWNKYCTMFRPTVVQWKGGSQTWKMMLQARDEMEHGVLHDLIPIRYQNEVLGDELEELMSKNQWNYAKLQEVLPADIVDYVRMELGHFVRKNKIDKPWWMFTSSASVLGPFLLTKHTVLCWWNSQTAMKPLYQPIPALVLWQIWKSRNTRRHGGVVSQNKVKWTFSDTGCFKCNTDGASKGNPGPSSAAFCIRDSSEEFIYAKVRILTETTNLVAEAVAIEEGIKYCVLHELLHVIVETDSLTMQKVLDVIWEVPWNIALPVRSTIQYNQFQDIPTHGRRLINMDKSQLPNFKVRSTTKQASYDNQDNNNSSEHQ comes from the exons ATGGCAAAGGATTATGATAGACTTTCTTGGAGGTTCCTTGTTCAAGTTCTCAGaaagatgggatttgcagaagAGTATGTAGACATGGTATGGAGATTGATTGCTAATAACTGGTATTCCATTCTCATTAATCGACAATCTTTTGGTTTTTTCCATTCTACAAGAGGGGTCAAACAGGGAGATCCTCTATCTCCTGCTCTTTTTATTCTAGTTGTTGAGGTACTGTCTATGGCTCTTAATTCATTATTTGAAAAGGACAGTTTTAGAGGATATGgtatgccaaagtggagtgcaaAGTTGAATAATCTATCTTATGCAGATAATACTATCATATTTGCATCTGCAGATAAAGCATCCTTGGAGATGATTATGTCCATTTTGCATGATTATGAGAGAGAATCTGGACAAAAAATTAATGCTGACAAGAGCTTTTTTATCTGCATAAGAAG AAGGCAAAAGTTGTtctataaagatatgatgaagAAAGTGAAGGACAGGTTGCAGGCTTGGAGAG TGCCCCCAAAATGTGTCATTAATGATCTGCACAAGTTATTTAATAGATTCTTTTGGCAAACTAAGGAAGAAGGAAGAAGTAAGCACTGGTCAGCATGGGAAAATGTATATTATCCTAAGAATGAGGGAGGATTAGGCTTCGGATCTTTACATGATATATCCAAAgcattgtttgcaaaattttggTGGAGATTCAAGACAAGTAGTACACTGTGGTCCAATTTCATGTGGAACAAATATTGTACAATGTTTAGGCCAACTGTGGTTCAGTGGAAAGGGGGATCTCAGACTTGGAAGATGATGCTGCAAGCTAGAGATGAAATGGAACATG GTGTTTTGCATGATCTGATACCTATTCGTTATCAGAATGAAGTTTTAGGAGATGAGCTTGAAGAGCTGATGAGTAAAAATCAGTGGAACTATGCAAAGCTACAAGAGGTGTTACCAGCAGATATTGTTGATTATGTTAGAATGGAACTGGGACATTTTGTGAGAAAAAATAAGATAGATAAGCCATGGTGGATGTTCACAAGCTCTG CAAGTGTCTTGGGCCCTTTCCTACTGACTAAGCACACAGTCTTGTGCTGGTGGAACTCTCAAACTGCTATGAAGCCTTTATATCAACCAATTCCAGCTTTGGTTTTATGGCAAATTTGGAAAAGCAGGAATACTAGAAGGCATGGAGGGGTTGTTTCTCAGAACAAG GTGAAGTGGACTTTTTCAGATACAGGATGCTTTAAATGCAACACTGATGGTGCTTCTAAAGGGAATCCAGGACCAAGTTCAGCAGCCTTTTGTATTAGAGATAGTTCAGAAGAGTTTATATATGCTAAGGTAAGGATATTAACTGAGACTACTAATCTAGTTGCTGAAGCTGTGGCCATTGAAGAGGGAATCAAGTACTGTGTTCTACATGAGTTATTGCATGTTATAGTGGAAACAGATTCCCTTACAATGCAAAAGGTACTGGATGTTATTTGGGAGGTGCCATGGAACATTGCTTTGCCAGTGAGGA gtacaattcAATACAATCAGTTTCAAGATATTCCAACTCATGGAAGAAGATTGATCAACATGGATAAAAGCCAACTTCCAAACTTCAAAGTTAGGTCAACAACAAAACAGGCTTCCTACGACAATCAGGACAACAACAACAGCTCTGAACATCAATGA